The following coding sequences lie in one Eschrichtius robustus isolate mEscRob2 chromosome 17, mEscRob2.pri, whole genome shotgun sequence genomic window:
- the TP53INP1 gene encoding tumor protein p53-inducible nuclear protein 1 isoform X2 has translation MFQRLNKMFVGEVNTSSNQEPEFSEKEDDEWILVDFIDTCTGFSAAEDEEEEDISEESPSEHPSVFSCLPASLECLTDPSDSCFLQFESCPMEESWFITPPPCFTAGGLTTIKVETSPMENLLIEHPSMSVYAVHNPCPSLSEAHCGTEEFHNPSSPRARKSCF, from the exons ATGTTTCAGAGACTGAATAAAATGTTTGTGGGTGAAGTCAATACTTCTTCCAACCAAGAACCAGAATTTAGTGAGAAAGAAGATGATGAATGGATTCTTGTTGACTTCATAG ACACTTGCACTGGTTTCTCAGCAGCCGAAGACGAGGAAGAAGAAGACATCAGTGAAGAGTCACCTTCCGAGCACCCTTCAGTCTTTTCCTGTTTACCCGCGTCTCTTGAGTGCTTAACTGATCCAAGTGATTCCTGCTTCCTCCAGTTTGAGTCCTGTCCCATGGAGGAGAGCTGGTTTATCACCCCTCCCCCGTGTTTTACTGCAGGTGGATTAACCACTATCAAGGTGGAAACCAGTCCTATGGAAAACCTTCTTATCGAACACCCCAGCATGTCTGTCTATGCTGTGCATaacccctgccccagcctcagtGAGGCCCACTGTGGGACTGAGGAATTTCATAACCCAAGCAGTCCCAG GGCCAGGAAAAGCTGCTTTTAA
- the TP53INP1 gene encoding tumor protein p53-inducible nuclear protein 1 isoform X1 has protein sequence MFQRLNKMFVGEVNTSSNQEPEFSEKEDDEWILVDFIDTCTGFSAAEDEEEEDISEESPSEHPSVFSCLPASLECLTDPSDSCFLQFESCPMEESWFITPPPCFTAGGLTTIKVETSPMENLLIEHPSMSVYAVHNPCPSLSEAHCGTEEFHNPSSPRVEAQNGMGQHIHCYVAALAAHTAFLEQPKSFRPSQWIKEHSERQSLNRNSLRRQNLTRDCHSRQIKHNGWAVHQPCPRQYNY, from the exons ATGTTTCAGAGACTGAATAAAATGTTTGTGGGTGAAGTCAATACTTCTTCCAACCAAGAACCAGAATTTAGTGAGAAAGAAGATGATGAATGGATTCTTGTTGACTTCATAG ACACTTGCACTGGTTTCTCAGCAGCCGAAGACGAGGAAGAAGAAGACATCAGTGAAGAGTCACCTTCCGAGCACCCTTCAGTCTTTTCCTGTTTACCCGCGTCTCTTGAGTGCTTAACTGATCCAAGTGATTCCTGCTTCCTCCAGTTTGAGTCCTGTCCCATGGAGGAGAGCTGGTTTATCACCCCTCCCCCGTGTTTTACTGCAGGTGGATTAACCACTATCAAGGTGGAAACCAGTCCTATGGAAAACCTTCTTATCGAACACCCCAGCATGTCTGTCTATGCTGTGCATaacccctgccccagcctcagtGAGGCCCACTGTGGGACTGAGGAATTTCATAACCCAAGCAGTCCCAG agtGGAAGCTCAGAATGGAATGGGGCAGCACATTCATTGCTATGTTGCAGCTCTCGCTGCTCATACAGCTTTTCTGGAGCAACCCAAGAGCTTTCGCCCTTCCCAGTGGATAAAAGAACACAGTGAAAGACAGTCTCTGAACAGAAATAGCCTTCGTCGCCAAAATCTTACCAGGGATTGCCACTCTCGGCAAATCAAGCACAATGGCTGGGCTGTCCATCAGCCCTGCCCACGTCAGTACAATTACTAA